A genomic stretch from Carassius auratus strain Wakin chromosome 35, ASM336829v1, whole genome shotgun sequence includes:
- the phf24 gene encoding PHD finger protein 24 isoform X1 encodes MGVLMSKKQQVEKVQKCSAVVSAFKDSLKDRPAPAAVAHTEEVIVENGDGSADGSHQTNKEHTEQKDEDSKPGSLPNQQPSALPREEHKANQEAWGRLRDGKGVEPEDLKKAHQLIPPAFVRPKREANDDQPVDVPLEQREQPINDEICEVCEVWTADDLFPCRTCTRVFHDGCLREMGYLSTEALQEMRETAHTTSGWSCYYCDNVNLLLTEEEMYSLMETFKQCKIIPESCLVSDELLQYRHFVTKQLFERDLTDEEEEEVLAQFAALDPDKKGQIEWSDFLYHESLSVLQKFRTENSLVRILTAKERDRTRAVFQSIDQDKDGIITAGEARKAQTSWFHKINKESQSCSVRLMGLCSPLFSMGISHVGPISESSPASSSSERSRDKAMENDNRPVTWDNFLMESAIYILAARPNSSAMHIRLPL; translated from the exons ATGGGTGTGCTGATGTCCAAGAAGCAGCAGGTGGAGAAGGTGCAGAAGTGCAGCGCGGTGGTGTCTGCATTTAAAGACAGTCTGAAGGACCGGCCGGCTCCAGCGGCTGTGGCTCACACTGAAGAGGTCATAGTCGAGAACGGAGATGGATCTGCTGATGGATCCCACCAGACTAACAAAGAGCACACTGAACAGAAAGACGAGGACAGCAAACCAGGGTCATTACCAAATCAGCAGCCCTCAGCTCTGCCCAGAGAAGAGCATAAGGCCAATCAGGAGGCTTGGGGGCGGCTCCGTGATGGGAAGGGGGTGGAGCCTGAGGATCTAAAGAAGGCACATCAGCTCATTCCTCCTGCGTTTGTGCGGCCAAAGAGAGAGGCCAACGACGACCAACCGGTAGATGTGCCACTTGAGCAAAGAGAGCAG CCCATCAACGATGAGATATGCGAGGTGTGTGAGGTCTGGACGGCAGACGATCTGTTCCCCTGCCGGACGTGCACGCGGGTCTTCCACGACGGCTGTCTGCGGGAGATGGGTTACCTGAGCACTGAAGCCCTACAGGAGATGAGAGAGACGGCCCACACCACCAGCGGCTGGAGCTGCTATTACTGC GATAATGTGAACCTGCTGCTTACTGAAGAAGAGATGTACAGCCTCATGGAAACCTTCAAACAGTGCAAGATCATCCCAG AGTCGTGCCTGGTGTCAGATGAACTCCTGCAGTACAGGCACTTTGTGACCAAGCAGCTCTTTGAACGAGACTTGaccgatgaggaggaagaggaggttcTGGCACAGTTTGCAGCTCTGGATCCAGACAAGAAGGGTCAGATTGAGTGGTCGGACTTCCTCTACCATGAGTCACTTTCAGTGCTACAGAAATTCCGGACCGAG AATTCTCTGGTGAGAATCCTCACAGCGAAGGAGAGGGATCGAACACGGGCCGTATTTCAGAGTATAGACCAGGACAAAGATGGGATCATTACTGCCGGAGAAGCCAGAAAAGCCCAAACCTCCTGGTTCcacaagattaataaagaatcGCAGTCCTGCAGTGTCAG ACTCATGGGATTGTGTTCCCCTTTGTTCAGTATGGG TATCAGCCATGTTGGTCCAATATCCGAGAGCAGCCCTGCCAGTTccagcagtgagagaagcagggaTAAAGCCATGGAGAATGACAAcag ACCGGTTACCTGGGACAACTTCCTGATGGAGAGTGCTATCTACATCCTGGCCGCCAGGCCCAACAGCTCAGCCATGCACATCCGTTTGCCACTCTAA
- the phf24 gene encoding PHD finger protein 24 isoform X2 codes for MGVLMSKKQQVEKVQKCSAVVSAFKDSLKDRPAPAAVAHTEEVIVENGDGSADGSHQTNKEHTEQKDEDSKPGSLPNQQPSALPREEHKANQEAWGRLRDGKGVEPEDLKKAHQLIPPAFVRPKREANDDQPVDVPLEQREQPINDEICEVCEVWTADDLFPCRTCTRVFHDGCLREMGYLSTEALQEMRETAHTTSGWSCYYCDNVNLLLTEEEMYSLMETFKQCKIIPESCLVSDELLQYRHFVTKQLFERDLTDEEEEEVLAQFAALDPDKKGQIEWSDFLYHESLSVLQKFRTENSLVRILTAKERDRTRAVFQSIDQDKDGIITAGEARKAQTSWFHKINKESQSCSVSISHVGPISESSPASSSSERSRDKAMENDNRPVTWDNFLMESAIYILAARPNSSAMHIRLPL; via the exons ATGGGTGTGCTGATGTCCAAGAAGCAGCAGGTGGAGAAGGTGCAGAAGTGCAGCGCGGTGGTGTCTGCATTTAAAGACAGTCTGAAGGACCGGCCGGCTCCAGCGGCTGTGGCTCACACTGAAGAGGTCATAGTCGAGAACGGAGATGGATCTGCTGATGGATCCCACCAGACTAACAAAGAGCACACTGAACAGAAAGACGAGGACAGCAAACCAGGGTCATTACCAAATCAGCAGCCCTCAGCTCTGCCCAGAGAAGAGCATAAGGCCAATCAGGAGGCTTGGGGGCGGCTCCGTGATGGGAAGGGGGTGGAGCCTGAGGATCTAAAGAAGGCACATCAGCTCATTCCTCCTGCGTTTGTGCGGCCAAAGAGAGAGGCCAACGACGACCAACCGGTAGATGTGCCACTTGAGCAAAGAGAGCAG CCCATCAACGATGAGATATGCGAGGTGTGTGAGGTCTGGACGGCAGACGATCTGTTCCCCTGCCGGACGTGCACGCGGGTCTTCCACGACGGCTGTCTGCGGGAGATGGGTTACCTGAGCACTGAAGCCCTACAGGAGATGAGAGAGACGGCCCACACCACCAGCGGCTGGAGCTGCTATTACTGC GATAATGTGAACCTGCTGCTTACTGAAGAAGAGATGTACAGCCTCATGGAAACCTTCAAACAGTGCAAGATCATCCCAG AGTCGTGCCTGGTGTCAGATGAACTCCTGCAGTACAGGCACTTTGTGACCAAGCAGCTCTTTGAACGAGACTTGaccgatgaggaggaagaggaggttcTGGCACAGTTTGCAGCTCTGGATCCAGACAAGAAGGGTCAGATTGAGTGGTCGGACTTCCTCTACCATGAGTCACTTTCAGTGCTACAGAAATTCCGGACCGAG AATTCTCTGGTGAGAATCCTCACAGCGAAGGAGAGGGATCGAACACGGGCCGTATTTCAGAGTATAGACCAGGACAAAGATGGGATCATTACTGCCGGAGAAGCCAGAAAAGCCCAAACCTCCTGGTTCcacaagattaataaagaatcGCAGTCCTGCAGTGTCAG TATCAGCCATGTTGGTCCAATATCCGAGAGCAGCCCTGCCAGTTccagcagtgagagaagcagggaTAAAGCCATGGAGAATGACAAcag ACCGGTTACCTGGGACAACTTCCTGATGGAGAGTGCTATCTACATCCTGGCCGCCAGGCCCAACAGCTCAGCCATGCACATCCGTTTGCCACTCTAA